A window of Xyrauchen texanus isolate HMW12.3.18 chromosome 10, RBS_HiC_50CHRs, whole genome shotgun sequence contains these coding sequences:
- the LOC127650343 gene encoding uncharacterized protein LOC127650343, which produces MDTVLKSTGSITKAEALLLIMSHAAVHNITGCQLDDLLKLINFLFGNDVVPRSKHMFNKVFKNNSEIVEFHLYCRGCKSHIGTQKLVTDQNITQCPSCNEAVEISSLNNGSFFIDVPVAPQIQNLLENPEIQEHLSYRFDRPNRIENAISDIYDGVMYEKLSQPGGILSDPYNFNSDGSPVYKSSKFSIWPIQLHLNELPPKMRFKHVILAGLWFGTHEPSIQVFLKPFTEQAKSLSSKGVLWRKNSVQVNSKVVGICCCVDSKARPTMQNTTQFNGYYGCGFCLHPGVLIERQVKYTVIASGHDRDSKSKLKDMEVPLVEGRPVRGVKGPSQLINMPYFDIVWGFVPDYMHAVLHV; this is translated from the coding sequence ATGGACACAGTTCTCAAATCAACAGGCTCCATCACAAAGGCAGAGGCTCTTCTGCTGATAATGAGTCATGCTGCTGTACATAATATTACTGGCTGTCAACTGGACGACTTGCTGAAACTCATTAATTTCCTTTTTGGTAATGATGTAGTCCCAAGGTCCAAGCATATGTTTAATAAGGTATTCAAGAACAACTCAGAGATAGTTGAGTTTCATCTTTACTGTAGAGGCTGCAAATCTcacattggaacacaaaaacTAGTTACTGACCAGAACATTACACAGTGTCCATCCTGTAATGAAGCAGTTGAGATCTCTTCTTTAAATAATGGTAGCTTCTTTATCGATGTACCAGTTGCACCACAGATTCAGAACCTTCTGGAAAATCCAGAAATTCAGGAGCATCTCAGCTATCGATTTGACAGGCCAAACAGGATTGAGAATGCCATCTCAGATATCTATGATGGAGTCATGTATGAAAAATTGTCACAGCCTGGTGGAATTCTTTCAGATCCTTACAATTTTAATTCTGATGGGTCCCCTGTATACAAATCTTCAAAATTCTCTATATGGCCTATACAGCTACACTTGAATGAACTGCCCCCCAAAATGAGATTTAAGCATGTAATCCTGGCTGGTCTGTGGTTTGGAACTCATGAGCCATCTATTCAAGTCTTCCTTAAACCATTTACAGAACAGGCAAAGTCGCTCAGTTCTAAAGGTGTGTTGTGGAGAAAAAACAGTGTTCAAGTGAATAGCAAAGTTGTTGGCATCTGCTGCTGTGTAGACTCCAAAGCAAGACCTACAATGCAGAACACTACTCAGTTTAATGGTTATTATGGGTGTGGCTTCTGTCTTCATCCCGGCGTTTTAATTGAAAGACAGGTTAAGTACACGGTGATAGCCTCAGGACATGATAGAGATTCAAAGTCTAAGCTAAAAGATATGGAAGTACCTTTAGTTGAAGGTAGGCCTGTCAGAGGTGTTAAAGGTCCTTCACAACTTATAAACATGCCATACTTTGACATTGTATGGGGCTTCGTACCTGATTATATGCATGCTGTCCTCCATGTGTAA